A stretch of the Thalassotalea euphylliae genome encodes the following:
- a CDS encoding NYN domain-containing protein: MIKTAIFVDVQNIYYTTRQIYGRQFNYRAFWQQLSQDHDIQLANAYAIQRSDDQQHKFQTALKHIGFNVKLKPFIQRADGSAKGDWDVGITIDIMEAAAGLEVDKVILLSGDGDFDLLMHHIRDKNQVTTQVFGVEQLTANTLVNAVDSFTAINDNLLL; this comes from the coding sequence ATGATAAAAACCGCGATTTTCGTTGACGTACAAAATATCTACTACACTACTCGCCAAATTTATGGCCGTCAGTTTAACTATCGCGCATTTTGGCAGCAGCTTAGCCAAGACCACGATATTCAGCTCGCCAATGCCTATGCAATACAGCGCAGTGATGATCAGCAACACAAATTCCAAACAGCACTAAAACACATAGGTTTTAACGTCAAACTCAAGCCCTTTATTCAGCGGGCAGATGGCAGTGCCAAAGGCGATTGGGATGTCGGCATTACCATAGATATAATGGAGGCTGCAGCTGGGCTTGAGGTTGATAAAGTGATCTTACTATCTGGCGATGGCGACTTTGATTTACTGATGCACCATATTCGCGATAAAAATCAAGTGACAACCCAAGTGTTTGGCGTTGAGCAACTAACCGCCAATACCCTAGTGAATGCGGTTGATAGCTTTACCGCAATTAATGATAATTTACTGTTATAA
- the dbpA gene encoding ATP-dependent RNA helicase DbpA gives MQSAKFSTLPLKKPLLTNLDTLGYVEMTDIQAQSLPLILAGQDVIGQAKTGSGKTASFALGLLNKLDVKKFRVQSLVLCPTRELADQVAKEIRQLARAIHNIKVLTLCGGMPIGPQIGSLEHGAHIIVGTPGRIEDHLSKGRLDLTHLNMLVLDEADRMLEMGFQQSLDAIIDYCPVVKQSLLFSATFPDKIKAIASRYLHKPEHIKVESVHQTSTIEQVFYPVDSNDDRLDAVRRLLLAHNPASTVIFCNTKAAVQTVEQGLRDFGFSVLALHGDLEQRERNETLIRFANKSALVLIATDVAARGLDIDELEAVINYDITPDPEVHVHRIGRTGRAGEKGIACSIYCDKDTRRIADIETYQQITISTLPLPDGSVLAQSPAKASMTTLQIDGGKKHKLRPGDIVGGLTGKTGIAGDQIGKIQVLDVKAYVAVGNKVAKAALKKISDGKMKGRNFRARILR, from the coding sequence TTGCAGTCAGCCAAGTTCTCAACCTTGCCGTTGAAAAAACCATTGTTAACTAATTTAGACACCTTAGGCTATGTCGAAATGACCGACATTCAAGCGCAAAGCTTACCGTTGATTTTGGCGGGTCAAGATGTGATTGGCCAAGCCAAAACAGGCTCAGGTAAAACCGCCTCATTTGCATTAGGGTTGCTGAATAAGCTGGATGTGAAAAAGTTTCGCGTACAAAGTTTGGTGTTGTGTCCAACGCGTGAACTTGCCGATCAAGTAGCAAAAGAAATTCGCCAACTGGCACGTGCGATCCACAATATAAAAGTGCTGACTTTGTGTGGCGGCATGCCGATAGGCCCACAAATTGGCTCGTTAGAGCATGGCGCGCATATTATTGTTGGCACGCCGGGTCGCATCGAAGATCACCTTAGCAAAGGGCGATTGGATTTAACGCATTTGAATATGCTGGTGCTAGATGAAGCCGATCGCATGTTAGAAATGGGCTTTCAACAATCACTCGATGCGATTATTGATTATTGCCCTGTGGTCAAACAGTCGCTGCTGTTCAGTGCCACTTTCCCTGACAAGATCAAGGCAATTGCGAGTCGATATTTACACAAACCTGAGCATATCAAGGTGGAGTCGGTGCACCAAACCAGCACGATTGAACAAGTGTTTTATCCGGTGGACAGTAATGATGACCGATTAGATGCGGTAAGACGCTTGTTGCTTGCTCATAACCCCGCCTCAACCGTCATTTTTTGCAATACCAAAGCCGCGGTACAAACCGTAGAGCAGGGGCTGCGTGATTTTGGCTTTAGCGTACTCGCACTGCATGGCGATTTAGAGCAACGTGAGCGCAATGAAACTCTGATCCGTTTCGCGAATAAAAGCGCCTTAGTGCTGATTGCTACCGATGTTGCTGCCCGAGGGTTAGATATTGATGAACTTGAAGCGGTGATTAATTACGATATTACGCCAGATCCAGAAGTGCATGTGCATCGCATTGGCCGCACTGGACGCGCTGGCGAAAAGGGTATTGCCTGTTCAATTTATTGTGACAAAGACACGCGCCGCATCGCGGATATTGAAACCTATCAGCAAATCACCATTAGTACCTTGCCGCTGCCAGATGGCAGTGTACTAGCCCAGTCGCCGGCTAAAGCAAGCATGACCACACTACAAATTGACGGCGGTAAAAAACATAAGTTGCGCCCTGGCGATATTGTCGGTGGCCTAACGGGGAAAACAGGTATTGCCGGCGATCAAATTGGCAAAATTCAGGTGTTGGATGTTAAGGCCTATGTGGCGGTTGGCAACAAAGTCGCTAAGGCGGCGCTGAAAAAAATTAGCGACGGCAAAATGAAAGGCCGTAATTTTCGCGCCCGTATTTTGCGCTAG
- a CDS encoding TIGR02450 family Trp-rich protein: protein MNQVAPRKLLHSKWTHTQPVNKEKHFAVTKVEFDEDGKVILCELQAVMSKRIQAINWRDLKDSSTWRQGWQ from the coding sequence ATGAATCAAGTTGCACCACGTAAGTTGCTCCATTCGAAATGGACGCACACCCAACCTGTGAATAAAGAAAAGCACTTTGCCGTGACCAAGGTTGAATTTGATGAAGACGGCAAAGTAATCCTTTGTGAACTGCAAGCGGTGATGAGTAAACGCATTCAAGCGATTAATTGGCGCGACCTAAAAGATTCTTCAACATGGCGTCAGGGTTGGCAGTAA
- a CDS encoding CIA30 family protein, with protein MKFSKVLVLLAAFPSLVLANDILFDNIETKHWQTINDSVMGGISTSRFYFQYDQGEFGYGVFEGDVSLANKGGFASIRRVISPDFSNGGVVRLVVKGDGRKYQLRLKTHDVYQGAAYVAEFTTKPNQWQQLSFTEDDFSPRFRGRDIQDAPPLKFGDAIQVGLLIGDKTAGKFKLQVQAIEVLEAI; from the coding sequence ATGAAATTTTCCAAGGTACTTGTTTTGCTCGCAGCATTTCCGTCACTAGTTTTAGCGAATGACATCCTTTTTGATAATATCGAAACCAAGCATTGGCAGACCATTAACGACTCTGTGATGGGCGGTATTTCTACCAGTCGCTTTTATTTTCAATATGACCAAGGCGAATTTGGCTATGGCGTGTTTGAAGGTGACGTGTCACTGGCAAATAAAGGCGGTTTTGCATCGATTAGACGTGTAATTTCACCAGACTTCAGCAACGGCGGCGTAGTTCGCTTGGTTGTTAAAGGTGACGGCCGCAAGTATCAATTACGCCTCAAGACGCACGACGTTTATCAAGGTGCTGCCTACGTTGCCGAGTTCACCACCAAACCCAACCAATGGCAACAACTCAGCTTTACCGAGGATGATTTTAGTCCACGCTTTCGTGGACGCGATATTCAAGATGCGCCACCACTTAAGTTTGGCGATGCCATACAAGTTGGCTTGTTGATTGGCGATAAAACCGCGGGCAAGTTCAAACTGCAAGTGCAAGCCATTGAAGTGCTTGAAGCTATTTAA
- a CDS encoding DcaP family trimeric outer membrane transporter, with amino-acid sequence MKTSNKSLLVAGILAASSQANAGFEIKITDKDSLTFGGYIKLDARYVDGNVNSITNDYWVGAGNVGDISRFSFRATETRFNTKYVHGDITGFIEMDFHGGGGNEIVSNSSNPRIRHAFIKYKDFLVGQTWSTFVNTSALAEAADFAGPLNSVAFIRQGQIRYTYGGLQVAIENPESDRGDSSQDSVPDVIAKYTFSGDWGNVSVAGLARQLNTVGGNSESAFGYGIAGKVKTFGRDDIRFQYHGGETGRYVGVVAARDLVGEEVEESTSFMVAYRHFWFDDYRTNVFYGKTTTDVADAKRIHWGINIFNNLTKQLSWGFEVGNFEQKDSNADSDYAQFSVKYVL; translated from the coding sequence ATGAAAACGTCTAACAAGTCACTACTCGTGGCAGGCATTCTTGCTGCCTCATCACAGGCAAACGCAGGGTTTGAAATAAAAATTACTGACAAAGATAGCCTGACATTCGGCGGCTATATCAAACTCGATGCAAGGTATGTCGATGGCAACGTTAACAGTATTACCAATGACTATTGGGTCGGCGCTGGTAATGTCGGTGATATTTCTAGGTTTAGTTTTAGAGCAACGGAAACGCGTTTCAACACGAAATATGTTCACGGCGATATTACCGGCTTTATTGAAATGGACTTTCACGGTGGTGGTGGCAACGAAATTGTCTCTAACTCATCGAACCCTCGTATTCGTCACGCCTTCATTAAATACAAAGACTTCCTAGTGGGGCAAACTTGGTCAACATTTGTGAACACCAGCGCATTAGCTGAAGCTGCTGATTTTGCCGGTCCACTTAACTCTGTCGCCTTTATCCGCCAAGGGCAAATTCGATACACCTATGGTGGCTTGCAAGTGGCAATTGAAAACCCAGAATCCGATCGCGGTGACTCCAGCCAAGATTCAGTACCTGATGTTATCGCCAAATACACCTTCTCAGGCGACTGGGGTAATGTTTCAGTCGCAGGGCTAGCACGTCAGCTTAATACGGTTGGCGGTAACTCAGAATCTGCCTTTGGTTATGGTATTGCGGGTAAAGTAAAAACCTTTGGTCGCGACGACATTAGATTCCAATACCATGGCGGCGAAACAGGTCGTTACGTTGGTGTTGTTGCAGCCCGTGACCTCGTTGGCGAAGAAGTAGAAGAATCCACTTCCTTTATGGTTGCCTACCGCCACTTTTGGTTTGATGACTACCGTACCAACGTATTCTATGGCAAAACAACCACAGATGTTGCCGACGCTAAGCGTATTCACTGGGGTATCAATATTTTTAACAACCTTACTAAGCAACTTTCGTGGGGATTTGAAGTAGGTAACTTTGAACAAAAAGATTCAAATGCAGACTCTGACTACGCACAGTTTTCGGTGAAATACGTGCTTTAA
- a CDS encoding sel1 repeat family protein, whose translation MNKLASIFLGLAISSTSVFASANNANLIEVDTYKAEYQSALDLYKAKDYEKALSALEIVAKRGEKQAQYILGTMYLNSQGTEQDLLKSYAWLSVANEQKSKHWKKPLAMLDEKLPADYLALAKEQAKDYQAQYGAKAQKMKCRNTKTLGSKKPTHLCTKTEVKDGFYYASNQALAAN comes from the coding sequence ATGAACAAATTAGCCAGCATCTTTTTAGGTTTAGCTATCAGCAGCACATCTGTATTTGCCAGTGCTAACAATGCCAATTTGATTGAAGTCGATACTTACAAAGCCGAATACCAATCAGCATTAGATTTATACAAAGCGAAAGATTACGAAAAAGCACTGTCTGCGTTGGAAATCGTGGCAAAGCGCGGTGAAAAACAAGCTCAATATATTTTGGGTACTATGTATTTAAACAGCCAAGGCACAGAGCAAGATTTACTGAAAAGCTACGCGTGGTTATCCGTTGCAAATGAGCAAAAGTCTAAACATTGGAAGAAACCTCTTGCCATGCTAGATGAAAAATTACCGGCAGATTATTTAGCCTTAGCAAAAGAGCAGGCAAAAGATTATCAAGCTCAGTACGGTGCGAAAGCACAGAAAATGAAATGCCGTAATACCAAAACCTTAGGTTCGAAAAAGCCAACGCACTTATGTACAAAAACAGAAGTAAAAGACGGCTTTTACTACGCTAGTAACCAAGCGCTAGCCGCTAACTAA
- a CDS encoding Tex family protein yields MSQIAHQIARELQVKPAQVNAAIQLLDDGATVPFIARYRKEATQGLDDGHLRNLSTRLVYLRELAERRQVVLTNIEQQGKLTDTLRHAIEQADNKTRLEDLYLPYKPKRRTKGQIAIEAGLAPLADQLFADLNLVPEQAAQAFLTANKENVDKGFNTSEEVLAGVVSIWAERSGEDAELLAKLRNHLKKQAHLVSKVVKAKQNEAAKYRDYFAHHEALTKVPAHRMLAMLRGKNEGFLRLSIDVDPNSDSKSYCSAHDVIAQHFGLRLSNQAAAKFIGALIQQVWKTKLSGQFETEFFGALREQAELASIKVFASNLTDLLMAAPAGAKVTMGIDPGLRTGCKVAVIDETGKLVQTATIYPHAPQNNWDKSMRTLVNLARQQKVELIAIGNGTGSRETDKLVGEVIAAFEQHKPTKVMVSEAGASVYSASELAAAEFPELDVSIRGAVSIARRLQDPLAELVKIDPKAIGVGQYQHDVSQSALTASLDNVIEDCVNAVGVDVNSASPSLLARVAGLTKTIAQNIVDYRDQHGRFSDRRQLLKVARLGPKAFEQAAGFLRIREGDNKLDNTGVHPESYPVVEAIIRQLQTQVDELVANQTLLSQANYQNLPANTVGELTFNDIIDELNKPGRDPRPEFKVAQFKEGVESLADLKPGMVLEGVISNVANFGAFVDIGVHQDGLVHISALTNKFVSDPREVVKAGDVVKVKVLECDVERKRINLTMRLDDDVKPSGKGQGGNAANHAQPSRKHQGNSNGKPQHKTGGAKHKPRKEKAPANAAMGNAFADAFAKLKK; encoded by the coding sequence ATGAGCCAGATTGCTCACCAAATCGCCCGCGAACTGCAAGTCAAACCTGCGCAAGTCAACGCGGCGATTCAATTGTTAGATGATGGCGCAACTGTGCCTTTTATTGCCCGTTACCGTAAGGAAGCAACTCAAGGTTTAGATGATGGTCATTTGCGCAACCTGTCTACTCGACTAGTCTACTTGCGCGAGTTGGCGGAGCGTCGCCAAGTAGTGTTAACCAATATTGAGCAGCAAGGTAAATTAACCGATACCTTGCGCCATGCTATTGAGCAAGCTGACAACAAAACCCGATTGGAAGATTTGTACCTACCGTACAAGCCAAAACGCCGCACTAAAGGACAAATAGCTATTGAAGCGGGACTTGCACCATTAGCGGATCAACTTTTTGCTGATCTCAATTTAGTGCCAGAGCAAGCTGCGCAAGCTTTTCTCACTGCTAACAAAGAGAATGTCGATAAAGGTTTTAACACTAGCGAAGAAGTGTTAGCTGGCGTGGTGAGTATTTGGGCAGAGCGCAGCGGTGAAGATGCTGAGCTACTGGCTAAGCTGCGTAATCACCTGAAAAAACAAGCGCATTTAGTCAGCAAAGTGGTCAAAGCCAAACAGAATGAAGCGGCGAAATATCGTGATTACTTTGCTCATCATGAAGCATTAACTAAAGTACCCGCACATCGCATGTTAGCTATGCTACGTGGCAAGAACGAAGGTTTCTTGCGCTTAAGCATTGATGTTGACCCAAACAGTGATAGCAAAAGTTACTGCTCAGCACACGATGTGATTGCTCAGCATTTTGGTCTACGTTTATCAAATCAAGCAGCGGCAAAGTTTATTGGCGCATTAATCCAACAAGTTTGGAAAACCAAGTTATCTGGGCAGTTTGAAACCGAGTTTTTTGGCGCCTTGCGCGAGCAAGCCGAGCTTGCTTCAATCAAAGTATTCGCCAGCAACTTAACTGATTTATTGATGGCAGCACCAGCTGGTGCGAAAGTGACCATGGGCATTGACCCTGGGCTGCGCACGGGCTGTAAAGTGGCGGTCATTGATGAAACAGGCAAGCTAGTGCAAACCGCGACGATTTACCCACATGCACCGCAAAACAATTGGGATAAATCAATGCGTACGTTGGTGAACCTAGCGCGTCAGCAAAAAGTTGAGCTGATCGCCATTGGTAATGGCACCGGATCGCGTGAAACTGACAAACTCGTGGGTGAAGTGATTGCCGCGTTTGAACAACACAAACCAACTAAAGTGATGGTTAGCGAAGCAGGTGCTTCTGTATATTCCGCATCAGAATTAGCGGCGGCTGAATTCCCAGAATTAGATGTTTCTATTCGTGGCGCGGTTTCTATTGCTCGTCGCTTGCAAGATCCATTAGCAGAGCTGGTTAAAATTGATCCGAAAGCCATAGGTGTCGGTCAATATCAGCATGATGTTAGTCAAAGTGCATTAACGGCTTCACTTGATAATGTGATTGAAGATTGCGTAAATGCGGTTGGGGTTGATGTGAACAGTGCCTCACCCTCATTGCTTGCACGGGTAGCGGGCTTAACCAAAACCATCGCACAGAATATTGTTGATTACCGTGATCAGCACGGTCGCTTTAGCGATCGCCGTCAGTTATTAAAAGTAGCGCGTTTAGGGCCAAAAGCGTTTGAGCAAGCGGCGGGCTTTTTACGTATTCGCGAAGGTGACAACAAGCTAGATAACACGGGAGTTCACCCGGAAAGTTACCCTGTGGTTGAAGCCATTATTCGCCAATTACAAACGCAAGTTGATGAGCTGGTTGCAAACCAAACCTTGTTATCACAAGCCAATTATCAAAACCTGCCAGCTAATACGGTTGGTGAGTTAACGTTTAACGATATTATCGACGAGTTAAACAAACCTGGTCGTGACCCGCGCCCAGAATTTAAAGTGGCGCAGTTTAAAGAAGGGGTTGAAAGCCTTGCCGATCTTAAGCCGGGTATGGTGCTCGAGGGCGTGATTTCCAATGTCGCTAACTTTGGTGCTTTTGTTGATATTGGCGTGCACCAAGATGGTTTAGTGCATATTTCAGCACTGACTAACAAGTTTGTCAGCGATCCGCGTGAAGTGGTGAAAGCAGGCGATGTGGTGAAAGTGAAAGTGTTGGAGTGTGATGTTGAGCGTAAGCGTATTAACCTCACCATGCGTTTAGATGATGATGTTAAACCATCAGGTAAGGGACAGGGTGGTAACGCGGCTAATCACGCGCAACCTAGCCGTAAACATCAGGGTAACTCAAATGGCAAACCACAACATAAAACGGGTGGTGCCAAGCATAAGCCACGCAAAGAAAAGGCTCCTGCAAATGCTGCGATGGGTAATGCCTTTGCCGACGCATTTGCCAAATTAAAAAAATAA
- the greB gene encoding transcription elongation factor GreB, with translation MRKSNYITREGYERLDRELKYLWKDERPKVTKAVSEAAALGDRSENAEYIYGKKRLREIDRRVRFLNKRLEDLQIVYPEKQQEGKVFFGAWVKLIDEDDNEFTYRLVGVDEWDVKKGEISIDSPVARALIGKQVDDEVVVKTPEGERYLEVIEIWYK, from the coding sequence ATGCGAAAATCAAATTACATTACCCGTGAAGGCTATGAACGCCTTGATCGCGAACTGAAATACCTGTGGAAAGATGAGCGCCCGAAAGTCACCAAAGCGGTTTCTGAAGCCGCAGCATTAGGTGATCGCAGTGAAAATGCCGAATATATCTATGGTAAAAAACGCCTCAGAGAAATTGACCGCCGCGTGCGCTTTCTAAATAAACGCCTTGAAGACCTGCAAATCGTTTACCCTGAAAAACAGCAAGAAGGCAAAGTGTTCTTTGGCGCTTGGGTCAAGCTGATTGATGAAGACGATAACGAGTTTACCTATCGCCTTGTTGGAGTTGATGAATGGGATGTTAAAAAAGGCGAAATTAGCATTGATTCACCCGTCGCCCGCGCATTGATCGGCAAACAAGTTGATGATGAAGTAGTGGTTAAAACCCCCGAGGGCGAGCGTTATCTCGAAGTGATCGAAATCTGGTATAAGTAA
- the acs gene encoding acetate--CoA ligase, which produces MTTTKPNDLFHPSADVVAQANVQDYEETYLRSIEDREGFWAEQADTLSWYKKWDSVLDESNAPFYKWFDGGEINIVDNAIDRHLNNANRNKMAIIWEGENGQVRNFSYNGLNREVCQFANVLKSMGVSKGDIVTIYMPQIPELVFAMLACAKIGAVHSVVYGGFSTEALASRIDDAQSRVLITADGGWRRGKAIDLKSIANDAMMRSPSIEVCICVKNNELDVEMEPTRDFWLHDLKALPIASSKCETEQTSAEDPLFILYTSGTTGKPKGMLHTHGGYAVYTSTTHRMAFDIKPQDRWWCAADPGWITGHSYIVYGPLINGATIMLYEGAPNYPYPNRWWQIIENYGINILYTSPTAIRGLMRFGDRWPQKHDLSSLRLLGSVGEPINPEAWRWYHQVIGQDKCPIIDTWWQTETGGFMICPLPITPLKPGSATKPFFGNEMTIVDDDGNEVAANEEGKLVINNPWPGMARTIFKDPERYQDLYWKQTDDGSWRYLAGDSAKKDEDGYIWVIGRMDEVLKVSGYRLGTAEIESALVSHPEVSEAAAVGLPHELKGNAIHTYVILKQGIAPSKDLALALKEHVAHEMGKIATPEAVEFVESLPKTRSGKIMRRVLKARALGQDEGDLSTLEE; this is translated from the coding sequence ATGACGACAACTAAGCCAAATGACTTATTTCACCCAAGTGCAGACGTGGTTGCCCAAGCGAACGTTCAAGATTACGAAGAAACTTATCTGCGCTCCATTGAAGATCGCGAAGGCTTTTGGGCAGAGCAAGCCGACACCCTAAGCTGGTACAAAAAGTGGGATAGTGTGTTAGATGAGTCTAACGCTCCATTTTACAAATGGTTTGATGGCGGTGAGATTAACATCGTCGACAACGCCATCGACCGTCACCTCAATAACGCCAATCGCAATAAGATGGCAATTATTTGGGAAGGTGAAAACGGCCAAGTGCGTAACTTTTCCTACAACGGCTTAAACCGAGAAGTGTGTCAGTTCGCCAATGTGCTAAAAAGCATGGGGGTGAGTAAAGGCGATATCGTGACCATCTATATGCCACAAATTCCTGAGCTGGTTTTTGCGATGCTCGCCTGCGCTAAGATCGGTGCCGTGCATTCAGTGGTTTACGGTGGTTTTAGTACCGAAGCCTTGGCATCGCGCATTGATGATGCGCAATCACGCGTACTGATCACTGCCGACGGTGGCTGGCGTCGCGGTAAAGCGATTGACCTAAAATCTATTGCTAACGATGCAATGATGCGCTCACCTAGCATTGAAGTATGTATTTGTGTCAAAAACAACGAGCTTGATGTGGAAATGGAGCCAACCCGCGATTTTTGGTTGCACGACTTAAAAGCACTACCTATCGCCAGTAGCAAGTGTGAAACTGAGCAAACTTCGGCGGAAGATCCGCTCTTTATTCTGTATACCTCAGGTACCACAGGTAAACCTAAAGGCATGCTACACACCCATGGTGGCTACGCCGTTTACACTTCGACCACCCATCGCATGGCATTTGATATTAAGCCACAAGACCGCTGGTGGTGTGCTGCTGACCCCGGCTGGATCACGGGTCACAGCTATATTGTTTATGGGCCACTAATTAATGGTGCCACTATTATGTTGTACGAAGGTGCGCCCAACTACCCTTACCCAAATCGTTGGTGGCAAATTATTGAAAACTACGGCATCAATATTTTATACACCTCACCCACGGCAATTCGCGGCTTAATGCGCTTCGGTGATCGCTGGCCGCAAAAACATGATTTGTCTAGCTTGCGCTTACTCGGCAGTGTTGGTGAGCCGATTAACCCAGAAGCGTGGCGCTGGTATCACCAGGTCATTGGCCAAGATAAATGCCCGATCATTGATACTTGGTGGCAAACCGAAACTGGCGGTTTTATGATTTGCCCACTGCCAATTACGCCGCTAAAACCGGGCTCGGCCACTAAACCTTTCTTTGGCAATGAAATGACCATTGTTGATGACGATGGTAATGAAGTTGCAGCCAATGAAGAAGGCAAGTTAGTCATTAACAACCCTTGGCCGGGTATGGCACGCACCATCTTTAAAGACCCTGAACGCTACCAAGATCTGTATTGGAAGCAAACTGACGACGGCAGTTGGCGGTACCTTGCGGGCGATAGCGCGAAAAAAGATGAAGACGGCTATATCTGGGTCATTGGCCGTATGGATGAAGTGCTGAAAGTCAGTGGTTATCGCCTAGGTACTGCAGAAATTGAAAGTGCCTTAGTCAGTCACCCAGAAGTGAGTGAAGCCGCAGCCGTTGGCCTACCACACGAGCTAAAAGGCAATGCCATTCACACTTATGTCATTTTGAAGCAAGGGATTGCACCATCAAAAGACCTAGCACTAGCGCTCAAAGAACATGTCGCTCATGAAATGGGTAAAATCGCGACGCCAGAAGCAGTTGAATTCGTAGAAAGTTTACCTAAAACGCGCTCTGGCAAAATTATGCGCCGCGTCCTTAAAGCCCGTGCGTTAGGGCAAGATGAAGGTGACCTTAGTACCTTAGAAGAATAG
- a CDS encoding exonuclease domain-containing protein produces MEQGKFWSADFFSLNPFSLNKRRERLARKVPNGPLKDFLSIPFPEPSQIISEVPLLALDFETTAISANSGQLLSVGFVGIEQLSIRLSSSDHYLVKPETNGLESEDSSSSIETNTETVVIHQITEQESQQGEPLASAIERLLNAMAGKVVVAHYAKIEQSFLAKACKQLYGYEPIFPVIDTLALAKRRLDSRQIAYDPSELRLTNLRDSYQLPSHYAHNALNDAVATAELLLAEIAHHHLPSTPLTKLLR; encoded by the coding sequence ATGGAACAAGGTAAATTCTGGAGCGCTGATTTTTTTAGCCTAAACCCATTTAGCCTCAACAAGCGACGTGAGCGCCTTGCGCGTAAAGTGCCCAATGGCCCGTTAAAAGATTTTCTCTCGATACCCTTTCCCGAGCCAAGCCAAATTATCAGCGAAGTTCCTTTGCTCGCTTTAGACTTTGAGACCACCGCTATTTCTGCAAACTCTGGCCAACTGCTGAGTGTCGGTTTTGTCGGTATTGAACAGCTCAGCATAAGACTTAGCTCAAGTGATCATTATCTTGTGAAGCCTGAGACTAACGGGCTAGAGAGCGAAGACTCAAGCTCAAGCATTGAGACAAACACAGAAACTGTTGTTATTCACCAAATCACCGAGCAAGAATCACAACAAGGCGAGCCCCTAGCATCAGCCATTGAACGACTACTAAACGCCATGGCAGGTAAAGTAGTGGTCGCACATTACGCTAAAATCGAACAAAGCTTTTTAGCTAAAGCCTGTAAGCAACTCTATGGCTATGAACCGATTTTTCCTGTGATTGACACCTTAGCCCTTGCCAAAAGGCGTTTAGATAGCAGGCAAATTGCCTACGACCCATCAGAACTGCGACTCACCAATTTACGTGATAGTTACCAACTGCCGAGCCATTATGCCCACAACGCGTTAAATGATGCAGTCGCAACCGCCGAGCTGCTGCTGGCTGAAATTGCCCATCATCACCTACCCAGCACACCACTAACGAAATTACTGCGCTAA
- a CDS encoding YdcH family protein has translation MFNEKHDLHHEFPEFKDAIRHLKMNDAHFARLFKEYHELDHEVIRIEQGVENTSDEYLEQQKKQRLHLKDALFTMLKKHESDVATA, from the coding sequence ATGTTTAATGAAAAACACGATTTGCATCATGAATTTCCTGAGTTTAAAGACGCTATCCGCCATTTAAAGATGAACGATGCTCATTTCGCGCGCTTGTTTAAAGAATATCACGAGCTTGATCACGAGGTGATTCGCATTGAGCAAGGGGTTGAAAATACCTCTGATGAATATTTAGAGCAGCAGAAGAAGCAACGATTACACTTGAAAGATGCCTTGTTTACCATGCTGAAAAAGCATGAGTCTGATGTAGCTACGGCTTAA